From Pelotomaculum schinkii, the proteins below share one genomic window:
- a CDS encoding hemoblobin-interacting domain-containing protein, whose translation MHSYTRAEMEALAAENTTPIHYAMYDRLPAVFMGKAVRYVTIEQLTESAAAYNSDVRFDGPDCSLRGASLDGWTMGVNGLSWEYLMGQTRKYYAGIGDQYLAPENRTGEDREVPAVLAITGWAGRRTQVDNQPYDTLNTYRFFYGQTEAEYGNGVLPTMDERDARCTAMNTSKLVNKVVFVVPENDPGTYSVTADSAITGGSLALSPTSGSAGDTITVTVNPDAGKELVAGSLKYTADSGSTYTEITATDGVYSFILPAADTIVTARFMDPGVAVSGVNLDKSELVLTVGNFVQLTATITPSDAANQEVTWTSDNAAAATVDSNGLVRAMGTGTANITVTTVDGGFTAACAVTVQAAGTDHFTLAVLPDTQFYSESYPEIFARQTQWIADQAQSQNIVFVAHLGDIQDDYDNPAQWQNAKDAMAIIRTAGIPYSVVPGNHDLNFETGDTTMFDTFFPYTDFTGCSWYGGHYPESSNASSYQLFSALGQDFIVLNLVCAPALLAEATDWANGVLTQYSDRKAIVVTHGYIKPNGEYAGGDDVSGPAIHENIVKKHSNVVAVLCGHVGGQYHGTDTGESGNTVYNLLTDYTDLPNGGNGWLRLYQFYPVQNKIQAVTYSPYLDQYDTGADGQFELSLQFSNPPEEQTPPVLNADTTDNSVGRAVEITFTDDQAWRSAISGITVNGSALTGGQYTVNAGAISIDAAVFASAGDYTVTVTASGYAAATVTQTINEATDSPKYMVTPVEDESVYEVGETDGIKTMTVKAGVSGLKYFGTLITPVIEHGEEEAVAFTHLRDGVQLSLNVTRADFDLVGEAQSGFNVEAGDMVKVFIVDDLTNDVDHNPTLLQ comes from the coding sequence GTGCACTCTTACACCAGGGCGGAAATGGAAGCCCTGGCGGCAGAGAACACCACGCCCATCCATTACGCCATGTATGACCGGCTGCCTGCTGTCTTCATGGGTAAAGCCGTCCGCTACGTCACCATTGAGCAACTGACAGAGAGCGCCGCCGCCTACAACAGCGACGTGCGCTTTGACGGACCGGACTGCAGCTTAAGAGGAGCGAGCCTGGACGGCTGGACCATGGGCGTAAACGGGCTCAGCTGGGAATATTTAATGGGACAGACCCGCAAATACTATGCCGGAATCGGCGACCAGTACCTGGCGCCGGAAAACCGGACCGGCGAGGACCGGGAGGTCCCGGCCGTACTGGCCATCACCGGCTGGGCGGGCCGGCGGACCCAGGTCGATAACCAGCCCTACGACACCCTGAACACCTACCGTTTCTTCTACGGCCAGACGGAGGCGGAATACGGGAACGGAGTTCTGCCGACCATGGACGAGCGGGATGCCCGGTGTACGGCCATGAACACCTCAAAGTTAGTCAATAAGGTCGTCTTCGTGGTTCCCGAGAACGACCCGGGGACCTACAGTGTCACAGCGGACAGCGCCATCACCGGCGGCAGCCTGGCGCTGAGCCCGACGAGCGGCAGCGCAGGCGACACCATCACCGTTACCGTCAATCCCGATGCCGGCAAAGAGCTGGTGGCGGGCAGTCTTAAATACACGGCGGATAGCGGCAGCACCTATACGGAAATCACCGCTACCGACGGCGTGTATAGCTTCATCCTGCCGGCGGCCGACACCATTGTCACCGCCCGGTTCATGGATCCGGGTGTCGCGGTCAGTGGCGTAAACCTGGATAAAAGCGAACTCGTCCTCACCGTCGGCAATTTCGTGCAGCTCACGGCCACCATCACCCCATCCGACGCGGCCAATCAAGAGGTGACCTGGACCTCGGACAATGCGGCCGCAGCCACAGTCGACAGCAACGGTCTGGTTAGGGCAATGGGTACCGGAACAGCCAACATTACAGTCACCACGGTAGACGGAGGCTTTACCGCCGCCTGCGCCGTCACCGTCCAAGCGGCCGGTACCGACCACTTCACCCTCGCCGTGCTGCCGGATACGCAATTCTACTCCGAAAGCTATCCGGAGATCTTTGCCCGGCAAACCCAATGGATAGCCGATCAGGCCCAGTCGCAAAACATCGTCTTCGTGGCCCATCTGGGGGACATCCAGGATGATTACGACAACCCCGCCCAGTGGCAGAATGCCAAAGACGCCATGGCCATCATCCGGACCGCGGGGATTCCTTATTCGGTAGTCCCCGGCAACCACGACCTGAATTTTGAGACCGGCGACACCACAATGTTCGACACCTTTTTCCCCTACACCGACTTTACCGGCTGCAGCTGGTACGGCGGGCATTATCCGGAGAGCAGCAACGCCAGCAGCTACCAGCTTTTCTCCGCCCTGGGACAGGACTTCATCGTGCTGAACCTGGTCTGTGCGCCCGCATTGCTGGCGGAGGCCACCGACTGGGCCAACGGGGTCCTGACCCAATACAGCGACCGCAAAGCGATCGTGGTGACCCACGGCTACATTAAACCCAACGGAGAGTACGCCGGCGGCGATGATGTCTCCGGTCCGGCCATCCACGAAAATATAGTCAAGAAGCACAGCAACGTCGTCGCCGTGTTATGCGGCCATGTTGGCGGCCAGTACCACGGCACGGACACCGGCGAGAGCGGCAACACCGTCTATAATCTATTAACTGATTACACCGATCTGCCCAACGGCGGCAACGGCTGGCTGAGGCTCTATCAGTTCTATCCGGTTCAGAATAAAATCCAGGCTGTTACCTACTCGCCTTACCTGGACCAGTACGATACCGGCGCTGACGGGCAATTCGAGTTGTCCCTCCAGTTCAGCAACCCGCCGGAGGAGCAAACGCCTCCGGTATTGAACGCCGATACCACGGACAACAGCGTGGGCCGTGCGGTGGAGATCACCTTCACCGATGATCAGGCCTGGCGCAGCGCCATCAGCGGGATCACGGTCAACGGAAGCGCGCTGACCGGCGGGCAGTACACGGTAAACGCGGGCGCCATCAGTATTGACGCCGCTGTGTTTGCCTCGGCCGGCGACTACACCGTCACAGTCACCGCCAGCGGCTACGCCGCCGCCACGGTAACCCAAACGATAAACGAGGCGACCGACAGCCCCAAATACATGGTGACCCCCGTTGAAGACGAGTCGGTTTACGAAGTGGGAGAGACAGACGGGATCAAAACCATGACCGTCAAAGCAGGCGTCAGCGGCCTGAAATATTTCGGGACGCTGATAACACCGGTTATTGAGCATGGGGAAGAGGAAGCCGTGGCCTTTACTCATCTGCGCGACGGCGTCCAGTTAAGCCTCAACGTCACCAGGGCGGATTTTGACCTTGTCGGTGAAGCCCAATCCGGCTTTAACGTCGAGGCCGGAGATATGGTAAAAGTATTCATTGTGGACGACTTAACCAACGACGTGGACCATAACCCGACCTTGCTGCAGTAG
- a CDS encoding hemoblobin-interacting domain-containing protein, with protein MIRKRRSRLLACLMILAMLCTMLPTAALAAEGPSGGAAGAEVSVTDATYSVTVDSAITGGSIAVNPASGSAGDTITVSVTPDSGKQLVAGSLQYTADNGTTYTEITATDGVYSFVLPAANVIVTAQFSELPAEGKTPPDLTADTTDNTVGQATDITFSDDEAWRNAITSIIVNETPLANDQYAVSAGNIRIVDSVFTSAGAYTIQIKAAGYTDATVTQMLNGGIDFTYTVASGAATISGYTGSGGNIVVPAAIVHNGTAYPVVSIGKDAFNNNSTITTVTLPDGLASIGSSAFRDCTGLTAVTIPNSVTSIGASAFRGCTGLTAVTISTGVTGIGNGAFYNCTGLTAVTIPDSVTSIGNSAFYGCTGLTSVTIPSSVTSIGSSAFQDCSKIEASYFQGSMPTFGTTPFSGAASNFVLYYHIGQAASWSNFTTYTKSAYCLLTLDPNYSGGAPATGPVAVDGNKHIAAPVDPSRDNYTFGGWYKEAACTNAFDFGSETVTGDVTLYAGWTGGPSILPAPALTADTTDNTVGQAVYLTFTDDEVWRNAVSSVSVDSSAVDSSKYTIEAGSIAIDQSVFTTAKDYTIVVSATGYSDASVIQTINAASTTVWDGSVDVTWYNTTDTVFYIDTPAQLAGLAAIVNGIYNEGATVNGNPDYIVYNVGGGAVKDATTATWIYGGDDFDGKTVYLTADLDMGGVYDSSTGAWSGPIYMPIGGQYCMTAQDGTTLIGSSWNGTFDGQGHIVRNIYCSRHAGSLGYEFSQSVGLIGRMGVHDNDPVAWYATPSVKNVAVTGYIYANRSVGGIVGKNGRSNGSVIENCINYASVSNTDSKGCGGIAGAGWNNLTIKNCANLGSIYTSYKNAGGISGSCEAKVYNSYNVGYVGASSANQAQSLGTNNGGAVWTNCYWLDGSSASNQAVYGSTTGSTITQMPTTDSMKTAEFLAALNGDSRAWVADTQNINSGYPVPRAWADTATLTSITKESDPTKLSYVEGETFDPVGLVIWANYSDDTREKITDYTISKTAPLASTDTSITVGGTYSGMDYSYEFPITVTSNSLQSITITTPPTNLLYAAGESFDPAGMAVSVTYADGKTADLAAGQYTVTPSVFAPGDDKVTISYTSSGVTVTADQPVTVLATGAPALVDGFYELSSADHMLWFANRVNVGRRASTKGKLTENIDLSAVTWTPIGSSATAFYSGAFDGNGKTVTLAMEGSTACAGLFGYIQDAAIKDLTVAGSVSGSGTTAGIVVNAMGSSQIQNCVNNATVTSTGAGELVGGIVAGATDTVTISSCVNNGNISNASCGGGIVGYISGAVTVTGCTNTGAVSGSYHVGGIVGNDNGSSTVNNCLNTGAVTATSTDITAAYSVGGIVGYAKYATTIDQCANSGAVSGGVMNVGGVAGYLNNASTMLTNSYNTGSVTSTSTSASANTGGVAGRTNITAGAVQNTYNAGTITVSNSGGFTAGVIGYAAAGTNIKDNYYLSTTTAKGLGNATDNTVGKTSDELKSVEFLAALNGDERVWVADTGNTNNGYPILRVMTGDTSTLTDISKESDPTKLSYVEGETFDPTGLTIWANYSDGTREKITDCTISKTTPLEMTDSGTTITVSGTHNGVGFSYDFPITVAANALASIAVTSPPNDLVYIAGETFDPTGMVITANYTNGTTAALTSDAYTYSPSVLSTGDTAITISYTEAGVTKTVAQPVTVLAAAPTMDNNNVYQLTTAGEMLWFANQVNVSPDSNNIKGRLLNDIDLSQIAWAPIGISSSVTYGGTFDGNNKTVTLSAANESSNYIGLFGYVKGADIKDLTVTGSVAGKSYVGGIAGSAVDTNIENCANNATVTGISYRVGGIAGNTSGSTAITGCANNGNVTGEYNVGGIVGYHNSSGTISNCANTGNITATSASTASAYSVGGVAGNIYAASMLDQCYNSGAVRGCVINVGGVAGYLNNAATKLTNSYNTGSVTSEATGSARTGGVVGYTNNAACTVQNTYNAGTITVSNSGAYTAGVIGYAKGNTNISNNYYLDTTATKGLGNAADNAVSKTSAELQVLAPALGESFKPGSVYPILTWQTGGDQTYTITVDGAISGGSVGVNPAVAAAGETITVTVTPGEGRRLVAGSLKFNDGTTDIEITATGGVYSFVMPAANVAVTAQFEDISQAPKYTVTPVEDVSVYEVGTTHDGISVMTVKTGVTGLKYFGTLITPVIEHGGEEAVAFTHLRDGVQLSLNVTKADFDLVGEAQSGFNVEAGDMVKVFIVDDLTNDVDHNPTLLQ; from the coding sequence ATGATCAGAAAAAGACGCAGCCGTCTGCTGGCCTGCCTGATGATTTTAGCCATGCTTTGCACCATGCTTCCCACCGCCGCTTTGGCGGCGGAAGGTCCATCGGGCGGCGCTGCGGGTGCGGAGGTTTCGGTCACGGACGCGACCTACAGCGTGACCGTGGACAGCGCCATAACCGGCGGGAGCATTGCGGTGAATCCGGCCAGCGGCAGCGCGGGTGATACCATCACCGTGTCTGTGACACCGGACAGCGGCAAGCAGCTGGTGGCGGGCAGCCTGCAATACACCGCCGACAACGGCACGACTTATACGGAAATTACCGCCACGGACGGCGTGTACAGCTTTGTTCTCCCGGCGGCCAACGTTATCGTGACCGCCCAGTTCAGCGAGCTGCCGGCAGAAGGTAAAACGCCTCCGGACCTGACTGCCGATACTACGGACAACACCGTGGGTCAGGCAACGGATATTACATTCAGCGATGATGAAGCCTGGCGGAACGCCATCACTTCCATTATCGTCAACGAAACACCTCTGGCCAACGATCAATACGCGGTAAGCGCGGGCAACATCCGTATTGTTGACTCGGTGTTCACGTCAGCCGGCGCATATACCATTCAAATAAAGGCTGCCGGTTATACCGACGCCACGGTGACACAAATGCTGAACGGAGGCATTGATTTCACCTATACTGTTGCCAGTGGCGCGGCCACCATAAGCGGCTATACCGGCAGCGGCGGAAATATTGTCGTTCCGGCCGCCATTGTCCACAACGGAACCGCCTATCCGGTGGTCAGCATTGGCAAAGATGCCTTTAATAATAATAGCACTATTACCACGGTAACCCTGCCGGATGGCCTGGCCAGCATCGGTTCTTCTGCCTTCCGTGACTGCACGGGACTTACCGCGGTAACGATCCCGAACAGCGTGACAAGCATCGGTGCTTCTGCCTTCCGTGGTTGTACGGGACTTACCGCAGTAACGATTTCGACCGGTGTAACGGGCATCGGAAATGGCGCCTTCTATAACTGCACGGGACTTACCGCGGTAACGATTCCGGACAGTGTGACGAGCATTGGGAATAGTGCCTTCTACGGCTGCACGGGACTTACCTCGGTAACGATTCCGAGCAGCGTGACGAGCATCGGATCTTCCGCCTTCCAAGACTGCAGCAAAATTGAGGCGTCTTATTTCCAAGGTAGCATGCCGACATTCGGAACGACCCCGTTTTCCGGTGCAGCTTCTAATTTCGTTCTTTATTACCATATCGGCCAAGCTGCCAGCTGGTCGAATTTCACCACATACACGAAATCCGCCTATTGCCTGCTGACCCTTGACCCCAATTACAGCGGCGGCGCTCCGGCGACCGGCCCCGTGGCGGTTGACGGAAACAAGCACATCGCGGCTCCGGTCGATCCCAGCCGCGACAATTACACCTTCGGCGGCTGGTACAAAGAAGCGGCCTGCACCAACGCTTTTGACTTCGGCAGCGAGACGGTGACCGGCGACGTGACGCTATATGCCGGGTGGACAGGCGGCCCCTCAATACTGCCTGCGCCGGCTTTGACCGCCGATACCACGGACAACACCGTGGGCCAGGCGGTGTATCTCACCTTCACCGACGATGAAGTCTGGAGAAACGCCGTCAGCAGCGTCAGCGTGGACAGCAGCGCTGTGGATAGCAGCAAATATACGATTGAGGCCGGAAGCATCGCCATTGATCAGAGCGTGTTCACCACTGCCAAAGACTATACCATCGTGGTAAGCGCCACCGGTTATAGCGACGCTTCTGTTATTCAGACCATAAACGCAGCATCCACAACCGTCTGGGACGGCTCGGTGGATGTCACCTGGTACAACACCACCGATACCGTATTTTATATCGACACCCCGGCGCAGCTGGCCGGTTTGGCGGCCATCGTCAACGGTATTTACAATGAAGGTGCCACCGTTAACGGCAATCCGGATTATATCGTCTACAACGTCGGCGGCGGCGCCGTTAAAGACGCGACTACCGCTACCTGGATCTACGGCGGCGACGATTTTGACGGCAAGACAGTATACCTGACAGCCGATCTGGATATGGGCGGCGTCTACGACAGCTCGACCGGCGCCTGGAGCGGTCCCATCTATATGCCCATCGGCGGCCAATACTGCATGACTGCTCAGGACGGCACGACGCTTATCGGCTCCTCCTGGAACGGCACCTTCGACGGGCAGGGGCATATTGTCAGGAATATCTACTGCAGCAGGCACGCCGGTTCTCTCGGCTATGAATTCAGCCAGTCCGTCGGCCTCATCGGGCGCATGGGCGTCCATGACAACGATCCGGTAGCCTGGTACGCCACTCCTTCCGTTAAAAATGTCGCCGTCACCGGTTACATCTACGCCAACCGCTCCGTAGGCGGCATCGTCGGCAAAAACGGCCGGAGCAACGGCTCCGTCATCGAGAACTGCATCAACTACGCCTCCGTCAGCAACACCGACTCCAAGGGATGCGGCGGCATTGCCGGCGCCGGATGGAATAACCTGACCATTAAAAATTGCGCCAACCTGGGTTCCATCTACACGTCCTATAAGAACGCCGGCGGCATCTCCGGCAGCTGCGAAGCGAAAGTTTACAACAGCTATAACGTCGGCTATGTAGGCGCCAGCTCGGCCAACCAGGCCCAGTCTCTGGGCACCAACAACGGCGGCGCGGTGTGGACCAACTGCTACTGGCTGGACGGATCGTCCGCCAGCAACCAGGCGGTATATGGCAGTACCACCGGCAGCACCATCACCCAAATGCCGACAACAGACTCCATGAAAACAGCTGAATTCCTGGCCGCCCTGAACGGCGACAGCCGGGCCTGGGTAGCGGATACCCAAAATATCAACAGCGGCTATCCTGTCCCGCGGGCCTGGGCGGATACCGCCACACTAACAAGTATCACCAAAGAATCCGATCCCACCAAGCTCAGCTATGTGGAGGGAGAAACCTTTGATCCGGTCGGCCTGGTTATCTGGGCTAATTACAGCGATGACACCCGCGAAAAAATTACCGACTATACCATCAGCAAAACCGCCCCGCTGGCAAGCACGGATACAAGCATCACTGTCGGCGGCACTTATAGCGGTATGGACTACAGCTACGAATTTCCGATTACGGTCACTTCCAATTCTTTGCAAAGCATCACCATTACCACTCCGCCCACGAACCTTTTGTATGCCGCGGGTGAGAGCTTTGATCCCGCTGGCATGGCTGTAAGCGTAACCTACGCCGACGGCAAAACCGCAGACCTGGCGGCCGGCCAGTATACCGTTACTCCCAGTGTGTTCGCGCCGGGCGACGACAAGGTCACCATCAGCTACACCTCCTCCGGTGTAACCGTGACGGCGGACCAGCCGGTCACGGTTCTGGCCACGGGCGCTCCGGCGCTGGTCGATGGTTTTTACGAGCTTTCCTCGGCCGACCATATGCTGTGGTTTGCCAACCGGGTCAATGTTGGCCGCAGGGCCAGCACAAAAGGCAAACTGACAGAAAACATCGACCTGTCCGCAGTAACCTGGACGCCGATCGGCAGCAGCGCCACTGCATTCTATTCCGGCGCCTTTGACGGCAACGGCAAGACTGTTACTTTAGCCATGGAGGGCTCTACAGCTTGTGCCGGTCTGTTCGGCTATATCCAGGATGCCGCGATCAAAGACCTGACCGTGGCAGGCAGCGTCTCCGGCAGCGGTACCACGGCGGGCATTGTCGTTAATGCTATGGGTTCGTCGCAGATCCAGAACTGCGTCAACAACGCCACTGTCACCAGCACCGGCGCCGGCGAGCTGGTTGGCGGCATAGTTGCCGGCGCCACCGATACCGTTACTATAAGCAGCTGTGTCAATAACGGCAATATCAGCAACGCATCCTGCGGGGGCGGCATTGTCGGCTACATTAGCGGCGCTGTCACGGTGACGGGCTGCACGAATACCGGAGCGGTCAGCGGCAGCTATCATGTAGGCGGCATCGTAGGCAACGATAACGGCAGCAGTACTGTCAATAATTGCCTCAATACCGGCGCCGTCACTGCCACCAGCACGGACATCACCGCAGCCTATAGTGTGGGCGGTATTGTGGGGTATGCAAAATATGCCACCACGATTGACCAGTGCGCCAACAGCGGTGCGGTCAGCGGCGGCGTGATGAATGTGGGCGGTGTGGCCGGTTATTTGAACAATGCCTCCACCATGCTTACCAACTCCTACAACACCGGCAGCGTGACCAGCACCAGCACATCCGCTTCCGCCAATACCGGGGGCGTGGCCGGCCGCACGAATATCACTGCCGGCGCCGTGCAAAACACCTATAACGCCGGGACGATCACCGTGAGCAACAGCGGCGGATTTACCGCCGGCGTGATCGGTTATGCCGCAGCCGGCACCAATATCAAAGATAACTACTATCTCAGCACTACCACTGCCAAAGGACTTGGAAATGCCACCGACAATACTGTCGGCAAAACAAGCGACGAGCTGAAATCCGTTGAATTCCTCGCGGCGCTCAATGGCGACGAACGGGTCTGGGTAGCGGACACCGGCAATACCAACAACGGCTATCCCATCCTGCGTGTCATGACGGGGGATACCTCAACCTTAACCGATATCAGCAAAGAATCCGATCCCACCAAGCTCAGCTATGTGGAGGGAGAGACCTTTGATCCAACCGGTCTGACCATCTGGGCCAATTACAGCGACGGTACGCGGGAAAAGATTACAGACTGCACGATCAGCAAAACAACGCCGCTGGAAATGACCGATAGTGGTACTACGATCACGGTCAGCGGCACCCATAACGGAGTCGGCTTCAGCTATGATTTCCCGATTACGGTCGCAGCCAATGCCCTGGCGAGCATTGCCGTCACCTCCCCGCCCAATGATCTCGTTTATATCGCGGGCGAGACTTTCGATCCCACCGGCATGGTCATAACCGCCAATTATACCAACGGTACAACTGCCGCGCTGACGTCCGACGCGTATACCTACAGTCCCAGCGTACTGTCCACGGGGGATACCGCGATTACCATCAGCTATACCGAAGCCGGTGTGACCAAGACGGTTGCACAGCCTGTCACGGTTTTAGCCGCGGCTCCCACTATGGACAACAATAATGTCTATCAACTTACCACCGCTGGAGAAATGCTCTGGTTTGCCAACCAGGTCAACGTCAGCCCTGATAGCAATAACATTAAAGGCAGACTCTTAAACGACATTGACCTGTCCCAAATCGCCTGGGCGCCTATTGGTATAAGCAGTTCGGTAACCTACGGCGGTACCTTTGACGGCAATAACAAGACCGTCACTTTATCTGCTGCCAATGAGAGCTCCAATTATATCGGCCTGTTCGGCTATGTAAAGGGCGCTGACATAAAGGATCTGACCGTGACCGGCAGTGTTGCGGGGAAGTCGTATGTGGGAGGCATCGCGGGTTCTGCAGTCGACACAAACATTGAAAACTGCGCCAACAACGCAACAGTCACCGGTATATCGTATAGGGTTGGCGGCATTGCCGGCAATACCAGCGGTTCCACTGCGATAACCGGCTGCGCCAACAATGGCAATGTCACCGGTGAATATAATGTGGGTGGCATTGTAGGTTATCATAACAGCAGCGGGACAATCAGTAATTGCGCCAACACCGGTAATATTACCGCAACGAGTGCCTCTACCGCGTCAGCCTATAGTGTGGGCGGCGTCGCAGGTAATATTTACGCAGCAAGTATGCTCGACCAGTGCTACAACAGCGGTGCAGTCAGAGGCTGCGTTATAAACGTGGGCGGCGTGGCCGGCTACCTGAACAACGCAGCCACCAAATTGACCAATTCCTACAACACCGGCAGCGTGACCAGTGAAGCCACCGGCAGCGCCCGTACCGGCGGAGTGGTCGGTTACACTAACAACGCTGCCTGCACCGTGCAAAACACCTATAACGCCGGAACGATCACTGTGAGCAACAGCGGCGCCTATACCGCCGGCGTGATCGGCTATGCCAAGGGCAACACCAATATCAGCAACAACTACTATCTCGACACCACCGCCACGAAAGGCCTTGGTAACGCGGCAGACAACGCCGTCAGCAAGACCTCTGCCGAGCTGCAGGTTTTGGCTCCGGCTTTGGGTGAAAGCTTCAAGCCGGGCAGTGTCTATCCTATCCTTACCTGGCAGACCGGGGGAGACCAAACCTACACCATAACCGTGGACGGCGCCATCAGCGGCGGTTCCGTCGGAGTGAACCCGGCCGTCGCGGCGGCAGGCGAAACCATCACCGTGACCGTGACGCCGGGTGAAGGCAGGCGGCTGGTGGCGGGGAGCCTCAAGTTCAACGACGGTACTACCGACATTGAAATCACCGCCACCGGAGGCGTGTACAGCTTCGTAATGCCGGCGGCCAATGTTGCCGTCACCGCCCAGTTTGAGGACATTTCTCAGGCTCCCAAATATACGGTAACGCCTGTGGAAGATGTATCGGTGTATGAAGTGGGAACAACACACGATGGGATCAGCGTCATGACCGTCAAAACCGGCGTCACCGGCCTAAAATATTTCGGGACGCTGATAACACCGGTTATTGAGCACGGGGGAGAGGAAGCCGTGGCCTTTACTCATCTGCGCGACGGCGTCCAGTTAAGCCTCAACGTCACCAAGGCGGATTTTGACCTTGTCGGTGAAGCCCAATCCGGCTTTAACGTCGAGGCCGGGGATATGGTAAAAGTATTCATTGTGGACGACTTAACCAACGACGTGGACCATAACCCGACCTTGCTGCAGTAG